A window of the Ruminococcaceae bacterium KH2T8 genome harbors these coding sequences:
- a CDS encoding SOS-response transcriptional repressor, LexA, which produces MAVTSLTPDSKSARSIERVYKYVQKYIHENALSPSVRDICAGAGLKSTSSVHTYLRKLDEMGLIEYRPGMRRAIILKNQDENGENEQIPADVVKLTCIGKITAGQPIYAHEDESESFYVNKSIIGSDDCFLLKVKGTSMINAHILDGDYLIIRKQDSCDEGDIIAALIGDEATVKRYGHLNGQPYLFPENELYSPIPFNTAECRILGKVVGLHRYNIS; this is translated from the coding sequence ATGGCTGTTACATCACTTACGCCGGACAGCAAGTCCGCCAGATCGATTGAACGAGTTTATAAATATGTTCAGAAATATATCCACGAGAATGCACTGTCTCCCTCTGTAAGAGACATATGTGCCGGTGCCGGACTCAAGTCAACATCTTCTGTCCACACTTATCTTCGTAAGCTCGATGAGATGGGTCTCATTGAATATCGTCCCGGCATGAGACGTGCGATCATCCTTAAGAACCAGGATGAGAATGGTGAGAACGAGCAGATTCCTGCTGATGTCGTCAAGCTTACCTGTATCGGTAAGATAACTGCAGGTCAGCCCATCTATGCACACGAGGATGAGTCTGAATCGTTCTACGTTAACAAGTCAATTATCGGAAGTGATGACTGCTTCCTTTTAAAGGTCAAAGGCACGAGTATGATAAATGCTCATATCCTTGATGGCGATTATCTAATCATCAGAAAGCAGGATTCTTGCGACGAGGGCGATATCATTGCTGCCCTTATCGGTGATGAAGCCACGGTAAAGAGATATGGTCATCTCAATGGTCAGCCGTATCTGTTCCCGGAGAACGAGCTCTATTCTCCTATTCCCTTCAACACTGCCGAATGTAGGATCCTCGGTAAGGTTGTGGGACTTCACAGATACAACATCAGCTAA
- a CDS encoding DNA mismatch repair protein MutL, with translation MGRINVLDTATANAIKAGEVIERPVSVVKELIDNSIDAGSTSIKVEFEGGGISLIRVSDNGIGMEREDAEKSFLIHATSKIRCVEDIYDLSTQGFRGEALASIAACSDVTLITKQPDSEVGTIVRYQNGRMVESSDAPADVGTVVTVENLFANIPARYKFLKKDSTEGMYICSLVEKLAIINSEISFKLIKDGKPVLTTPGSGDMRDAIYSIYGKQITNGLLPVDYEHEGLRLTGLTGKTDNVRGNRALQYIYVNGRCIKNASVSAAIDEAYRNSVMKNKYPICFLAIYVPADKVDVNVHPQKSEVKFSAESDIFRLVYHGLKNTLVGAIPAESEAPDIVQSAEEKKPADLASRQIGISQISSGDRTVHDSGKLRGAVSYQATPESVSAANDLLKILSEFKPDIEAIGGDKEDTQAQFVSEPVQDDLPAQLPEITDVPASVSVEESQSDEDSELTGDIALLADSVFVGFLFNTYIIFQSDVDFFLVDQHAAHERVLYERFMTKRKKNDGLKRDVQQLLVPQIVDLPTADYSFISDNLDAFAENGFEIDVLGDRQIALRTVPVADAAEDRLKSMSKPSVIFRMILDDMKKETPEKGKVWYSLIQTTACKAAIKAHDVITKEEALSLVDQLIHLEDPYHCAHGRPTFIKISQTDLEKRFKRIV, from the coding sequence ATGGGCAGGATTAATGTACTCGATACGGCTACAGCTAATGCCATAAAGGCAGGTGAAGTTATCGAGCGTCCCGTCTCGGTCGTCAAAGAACTCATTGATAACAGTATCGATGCAGGATCGACATCAATTAAGGTCGAATTTGAAGGCGGCGGTATCTCACTTATAAGAGTATCCGATAACGGTATAGGAATGGAGAGGGAAGACGCCGAGAAGTCTTTTCTTATCCACGCTACATCCAAGATCAGATGTGTCGAGGATATCTATGACCTTTCAACTCAGGGCTTCAGAGGTGAGGCTCTTGCTTCTATCGCCGCTTGTTCTGATGTTACGCTCATTACCAAGCAGCCTGACTCGGAAGTCGGTACCATCGTTAGATACCAAAACGGTAGGATGGTTGAATCTTCTGATGCTCCCGCTGATGTCGGAACTGTAGTAACAGTAGAGAATCTATTTGCTAATATCCCGGCAAGATACAAATTCCTTAAGAAGGATTCGACTGAAGGCATGTATATCTGCAGCCTGGTCGAAAAGCTCGCGATCATAAACAGTGAGATCTCATTTAAGCTAATCAAGGACGGTAAGCCTGTTCTTACGACTCCCGGCAGCGGAGATATGCGCGATGCCATATACAGCATCTACGGTAAGCAGATAACAAACGGGCTTCTTCCCGTTGATTATGAGCATGAAGGCCTGAGACTTACAGGACTTACGGGTAAGACGGATAATGTCCGCGGTAACAGGGCTTTACAGTATATCTATGTTAACGGCAGATGTATCAAGAATGCATCTGTTTCTGCTGCTATAGACGAAGCATACAGAAACAGTGTCATGAAGAATAAGTATCCTATCTGCTTCCTGGCGATCTATGTTCCTGCCGACAAAGTGGATGTCAATGTTCATCCTCAAAAGTCTGAAGTTAAGTTCTCGGCAGAGTCCGATATCTTCAGGCTCGTTTATCACGGACTTAAGAATACGCTGGTAGGAGCGATACCTGCAGAATCTGAAGCTCCTGATATCGTTCAGTCCGCAGAAGAAAAGAAACCCGCCGACCTTGCGTCTCGTCAGATCGGCATCTCTCAGATATCTTCTGGCGACAGGACCGTTCATGATTCAGGAAAGCTTCGTGGAGCAGTATCATATCAGGCAACGCCCGAAAGCGTTAGTGCAGCGAATGATCTTCTTAAGATCCTTTCCGAGTTTAAGCCCGATATCGAAGCTATCGGCGGTGATAAGGAAGATACTCAAGCTCAGTTTGTATCTGAGCCTGTTCAGGACGACTTGCCTGCGCAGTTGCCAGAGATCACTGATGTTCCCGCTTCGGTGTCTGTCGAAGAATCTCAGTCAGATGAGGATTCAGAGCTTACGGGAGATATCGCTCTTCTTGCTGATTCCGTATTCGTAGGATTCTTATTTAATACATATATTATCTTTCAGTCAGATGTGGATTTCTTCCTTGTCGATCAGCATGCTGCTCATGAGCGTGTGCTCTATGAAAGATTCATGACGAAACGTAAGAAGAATGATGGCTTGAAACGTGATGTTCAGCAACTGCTCGTTCCTCAGATCGTTGATCTTCCGACGGCTGATTATTCTTTCATCAGCGATAATCTGGATGCTTTCGCAGAAAATGGATTTGAGATAGATGTCCTGGGTGACAGGCAGATCGCTTTAAGGACTGTTCCGGTAGCTGATGCAGCTGAAGACAGGCTCAAGTCCATGTCAAAGCCTTCCGTTATATTCAGGATGATCCTTGATGATATGAAGAAAGAGACTCCCGAGAAGGGAAAGGTCTGGTATTCGCTTATTCAGACTACGGCATGCAAGGCAGCGATCAAGGCTCACGATGTTATCACAAAAGAGGAAGCTCTATCCTTAGTTGATCAACTCATTCATCTTGAGGATCCTTATCATTGTGCTCACGGAAGACCTACTTTTATCAAGATCTCTCAAACTGACCTTGAGAAGAGATTTAAGAGGATCGTCTGA
- a CDS encoding glutamate dehydrogenase (NADP), translating to MEYTLNNSYLAGIMQSVIDKNPSQPEFYQAVHEFLQSLEPVIDKRPDIVEKHVLERIVEPERQIMFRVAWVDDKGQIQVNRGYRIEFNSAIGPYKGGLRLHPSVNLGILKFLGFEQIFKNSLTGLPMGGGKGGSDFDPKGKSDNEVMSFCQSFMRELYRHIGADVDVPAGDIGTGAREIGFMFGQYKKITNEFTGVLTGKGLTWGGSLARTEATGYGLCYFTNCMLAKKGTSFEGKTVVVSGAGNVAIYATEKAQQLGGKVVALCDSTGYIYDKDGIKLDIVKDIKEVRRARISEYVKEVPSAEYHDGRKGIWTIPCDIALPCATQNELDLDDAKALVANGVKFVAEGANMPSTPEAIAYFQNNGVYFAPGKASNAGGVATSGLEMAQNSMRYSWTFEEVDAKLKGIMENIFAAADKTATEVGHEDNLVIGANIAGFLKVADAMIAQGCI from the coding sequence ATGGAATACACACTTAACAATTCCTATCTTGCAGGCATCATGCAGTCTGTAATCGACAAGAATCCTTCACAGCCCGAGTTCTATCAGGCAGTACACGAGTTCCTTCAGTCTTTGGAGCCTGTTATCGACAAGCGTCCTGACATCGTTGAGAAGCACGTTCTCGAGAGGATCGTAGAGCCTGAGCGTCAGATCATGTTCAGAGTAGCATGGGTAGACGATAAGGGTCAGATCCAGGTAAATCGCGGTTACAGAATTGAGTTCAACAGCGCAATCGGACCTTACAAGGGTGGTCTCCGCCTTCATCCTTCCGTTAACCTCGGTATCCTTAAGTTCCTTGGTTTCGAGCAGATCTTCAAGAACTCTCTTACAGGCCTTCCTATGGGCGGTGGTAAGGGTGGTTCAGACTTCGACCCTAAGGGCAAGTCTGACAACGAAGTAATGTCCTTCTGCCAGAGCTTCATGAGAGAGCTCTACAGACACATCGGTGCTGATGTTGACGTACCTGCAGGTGATATCGGTACAGGCGCACGTGAGATCGGTTTCATGTTCGGTCAGTACAAGAAGATCACAAACGAGTTCACAGGCGTTCTTACAGGTAAGGGCCTCACATGGGGTGGTTCTCTTGCAAGAACAGAGGCTACAGGTTATGGTCTCTGCTACTTCACAAACTGCATGCTCGCTAAGAAGGGTACATCCTTCGAGGGTAAGACAGTTGTAGTTTCCGGTGCAGGTAACGTTGCTATCTACGCTACTGAGAAGGCTCAGCAGCTTGGCGGTAAGGTTGTTGCTCTTTGCGATTCCACAGGTTATATCTACGATAAGGACGGCATCAAGCTCGACATCGTTAAGGATATCAAGGAAGTTAGAAGAGCTCGTATCTCCGAGTATGTTAAGGAAGTTCCTTCCGCTGAGTATCATGACGGACGTAAGGGTATCTGGACAATTCCTTGTGATATCGCTCTTCCTTGTGCTACACAGAACGAGCTTGATCTTGACGATGCTAAGGCTCTTGTAGCTAACGGCGTTAAGTTCGTTGCAGAGGGTGCTAACATGCCTTCTACACCTGAGGCTATCGCTTACTTCCAGAATAACGGCGTATACTTCGCTCCCGGTAAGGCTTCCAACGCAGGTGGTGTTGCTACATCCGGTCTTGAGATGGCTCAGAACAGCATGAGATATTCCTGGACATTCGAGGAAGTTGACGCTAAGCTCAAGGGCATCATGGAGAACATCTTCGCTGCAGCTGATAAGACAGCTACAGAGGTTGGTCACGAGGATAACCTTGTTATCGGTGCTAACATCGCTGGCTTCCTTAAGGTTGCTGATGCTATGATCGCTCAGGGCTGCATCTGA
- a CDS encoding tRNA dimethylallyltransferase yields MRYDLKSIPIICGPTASGKSALALKLCEMTGGELISCDSMQIYKHLDVGTAKPDKDEQSRVRHHLIDIVEPGDVFSVNDYIHMCYDTIEDILSRGKLPVICGGTGQYISALRDGIRYVDSPVPDELVNELDKRYDEEGASAIYEDLRSVDPDAAAGMHMNNKRRVIRALAVYKATGKTFTQWNSESKKSGPKYPYVLFEPDFEPCRDILYDRINKRVDVMMENGLEAEAEYLYSLDVDRKTTCFQAIGYKEFADYLVDKTPEKLAEAVYKIKLNSRHYAKRQLTWFRYIDGIIKADPFAPQEETVSTVIMKYLQ; encoded by the coding sequence ATGAGATACGATCTTAAGAGTATTCCGATAATCTGCGGACCTACGGCAAGCGGCAAGAGCGCATTGGCTCTTAAGCTTTGTGAGATGACAGGCGGTGAACTCATCTCCTGTGATTCCATGCAGATATATAAGCATCTGGACGTCGGAACGGCAAAGCCTGATAAGGATGAACAGTCCAGGGTACGTCACCATCTGATCGATATAGTTGAGCCAGGTGATGTCTTTTCCGTAAATGACTATATCCATATGTGCTATGACACTATCGAGGATATTCTCTCAAGAGGAAAGCTTCCCGTTATCTGTGGTGGAACAGGTCAATATATTTCTGCGCTTCGTGACGGCATCAGATATGTTGACAGTCCCGTGCCGGATGAACTCGTAAATGAGCTTGATAAGCGATATGACGAAGAAGGTGCTTCTGCAATATATGAAGATCTTCGTTCGGTAGATCCTGATGCGGCAGCAGGTATGCATATGAATAATAAAAGACGTGTTATCCGCGCTCTTGCAGTGTATAAGGCTACCGGCAAGACCTTTACTCAGTGGAACAGTGAATCCAAGAAGTCAGGTCCCAAGTATCCCTATGTTTTATTCGAACCCGATTTCGAACCTTGTAGGGATATCCTTTATGACAGGATCAATAAAAGGGTAGATGTCATGATGGAAAATGGTCTTGAGGCTGAAGCCGAATATCTGTATTCTCTTGATGTCGACAGGAAGACCACATGCTTTCAGGCGATCGGATATAAGGAGTTTGCGGATTACCTGGTAGATAAGACGCCCGAGAAACTGGCGGAAGCAGTATATAAGATAAAGCTCAATTCGCGCCATTATGCAAAGAGGCAGCTTACCTGGTTCAGATATATTGACGGGATAATCAAGGCAGACCCGTTTGCACCTCAGGAAGAGACTGTAAGTACCGTAATTATGAAATATCTACAGTAA
- a CDS encoding DNA mismatch repair protein MutS: MTENNNPLRLSDIAVEDLSPMMQQYAELKNKLGDTILFYRLGDFYEMFFDDALYVSRTLELTLTARDCGNNMRAPMCGVPFHAFQSYANRLVSMGHKVAICEQLEDPALAKGLVKRGIVKVLTPGTMTDTTGLDDRKNNYLMSIMCVGDQFGVAVADITTGDFEATQLAFSDNGEHLINLIGKYLPSEIIHDSTFVNTPEYKTILKGFQTSFTQRSDREFSARRITDDKKIKVYGVDKFSDSELLLGACGAILAYAEETQTDKVTHLYDIRCFKLSDTMELDLTTRINLELTSTIRTNSKKGSLLWAIDRTKTAMGGRLLRKWIEEPLIVTSSINSRLDAVEEAVGKFIGRQEIMEGLTGLYDIERLAAKVSLGSINAREMLSLKNSLGKLPFLCESCSQFSKGMFREIKELLDPMTDIYELLDEAICEDPPVTIKDGDIIKRGYSVECDELYDIARNAKEYILSLEAKERERTGIKNLKIGYNRVFGYYVDVPRSTTASLPEEYTRKQTLANNERYISPELKELEDKILGAQTKRVALEYELFVAVRQKVSDNIDRLFGSARAVALLDTITALAQLASDENYVRPVIDNSEIIDIKGGRHPVVEKMLEGNDRFIPNDTCLDNEGRLMILTGPNMAGKSTYMRQVALIVLMAQIGSFVPATSAHIGLVDQIFTRIGASDDISKGESTFMVEMKEVSAILKNASRRSLLLLDEVGRGTSTYDGLSIAWAVIEYIIDPNVLFARTVFATHYHELNQLEKMRKGVFNNHVDVKETDDGVIFLHKIVEGGTSDSYGIEVARLAGIPEDVLKRSRAILKELERIGNFKVTGNVDMEGGVAQPASTAMPGQESIFNPDNVVYRKEDKLRNTVRSIDITKVTPLEAMNILYGLIEEVKAEDSDGQD, encoded by the coding sequence ATGACTGAGAATAATAACCCTTTAAGACTTTCGGATATTGCTGTTGAGGACTTAAGTCCCATGATGCAGCAGTACGCCGAGCTTAAGAATAAGCTTGGTGATACGATCCTTTTCTATCGTCTGGGCGACTTCTATGAGATGTTCTTTGACGATGCGCTCTATGTATCGAGGACTTTGGAGCTTACGCTGACGGCCAGAGACTGCGGAAATAATATGCGAGCTCCCATGTGCGGCGTTCCTTTCCATGCTTTCCAGAGTTATGCCAACAGGCTCGTATCCATGGGACATAAGGTCGCTATCTGTGAGCAGCTCGAAGATCCGGCACTTGCCAAGGGACTTGTTAAGCGCGGTATCGTTAAGGTCTTAACACCGGGTACCATGACTGATACGACTGGCCTTGATGACAGAAAGAATAATTATCTTATGTCGATCATGTGCGTAGGAGATCAGTTTGGCGTTGCGGTTGCCGATATCACGACAGGTGATTTTGAAGCAACACAGCTTGCTTTCTCGGATAACGGCGAGCACCTGATAAATCTTATAGGAAAGTATCTCCCGTCCGAGATCATTCACGATTCGACATTTGTAAATACTCCTGAATATAAGACGATCCTTAAGGGATTCCAGACTTCTTTCACGCAGAGAAGTGACAGGGAATTCTCTGCAAGGAGGATCACTGACGATAAGAAGATAAAGGTCTACGGAGTTGATAAGTTCAGTGACAGCGAGCTGCTCCTTGGTGCCTGCGGAGCTATCCTTGCTTATGCCGAGGAGACTCAGACCGATAAGGTAACACATCTTTATGACATCAGATGCTTCAAGCTCTCTGATACCATGGAGCTCGATCTTACTACTAGGATCAATCTCGAGCTTACATCCACGATCAGGACTAATTCCAAGAAAGGCTCGCTTCTTTGGGCGATCGACAGGACTAAGACCGCCATGGGAGGAAGGCTCCTTCGTAAGTGGATCGAAGAACCACTGATCGTTACGTCATCAATCAATTCCAGGCTCGATGCCGTTGAAGAAGCAGTAGGAAAGTTCATCGGAAGACAGGAGATAATGGAAGGCCTTACGGGTCTTTACGATATCGAAAGATTAGCCGCAAAGGTGTCTCTTGGAAGTATCAATGCGCGTGAGATGCTCTCTCTTAAGAACTCTCTCGGAAAGCTCCCGTTCCTTTGCGAGTCCTGTAGTCAGTTCAGTAAGGGAATGTTCCGCGAGATAAAGGAACTTCTCGACCCGATGACTGATATATATGAGCTCCTTGACGAGGCTATCTGTGAAGATCCGCCGGTAACGATCAAGGACGGTGACATCATAAAGCGCGGATATTCGGTCGAGTGCGATGAGCTTTACGATATCGCACGAAATGCAAAGGAATATATCCTGTCGCTCGAAGCAAAAGAGCGTGAGAGGACCGGTATCAAGAATCTGAAGATCGGCTATAACCGCGTATTCGGTTACTATGTTGATGTTCCGAGGAGCACGACAGCTTCTCTGCCTGAGGAATATACCAGAAAGCAGACTCTCGCTAATAACGAAAGATACATCTCTCCCGAGCTTAAGGAACTTGAGGACAAGATCCTCGGTGCTCAGACAAAGAGAGTAGCTCTCGAATATGAGCTCTTTGTAGCCGTAAGGCAGAAGGTATCCGATAATATAGACAGACTCTTCGGAAGTGCGCGTGCAGTCGCTCTTCTTGATACGATCACGGCTCTCGCTCAGCTCGCATCTGACGAGAATTATGTGCGCCCCGTTATCGATAATTCCGAGATAATCGACATCAAGGGCGGACGTCATCCTGTTGTTGAGAAGATGCTCGAGGGTAATGACAGATTTATCCCCAATGATACCTGTCTTGATAATGAAGGCAGGCTCATGATCCTCACAGGTCCCAATATGGCAGGTAAGTCTACATATATGAGACAGGTTGCTCTCATAGTCCTTATGGCGCAGATCGGTTCTTTCGTACCCGCAACGAGTGCTCATATCGGTCTCGTTGATCAGATCTTTACGAGGATCGGTGCCTCAGATGATATCTCCAAGGGCGAATCGACATTCATGGTTGAGATGAAGGAAGTGTCCGCGATCCTTAAGAATGCTTCGAGAAGAAGCCTTCTTCTCTTAGATGAGGTTGGTCGCGGTACAAGTACTTACGACGGACTTTCGATCGCGTGGGCAGTCATCGAATATATCATCGATCCGAATGTTCTCTTCGCTAGAACAGTTTTCGCTACTCATTACCATGAGCTCAATCAGCTCGAGAAGATGAGAAAAGGCGTATTTAATAATCACGTTGACGTTAAGGAGACTGATGACGGTGTCATCTTCCTCCATAAGATAGTAGAAGGCGGTACGTCTGACTCGTACGGTATCGAAGTTGCAAGGCTCGCAGGTATCCCTGAGGATGTATTGAAGCGAAGCAGAGCTATCCTTAAGGAGCTTGAGAGGATCGGTAACTTCAAGGTTACGGGTAACGTTGATATGGAGGGCGGAGTAGCTCAGCCCGCATCTACTGCAATGCCCGGACAGGAATCGATCTTTAATCCCGACAATGTCGTTTACCGCAAGGAAGATAAGCTCAGAAATACCGTCAGGAGCATCGATATAACAAAGGTTACTCCGCTCGAGGCAATGAATATCCTCTACGGACTTATCGAAGAAGTAAAGGCGGAGGACAGCGATGGGCAGGATTAA
- a CDS encoding SH3 domain-containing protein, with amino-acid sequence MSKTVSTCICETNQVQNQPQENVFFHTLYRTQADFPNEFLRTARSTSPIQICAVFSTIGPDSLGAMLNIQLNDELSKIVAGAQSQPVLDFDAFSNQVVNILNIKVCNYVVAMGGTPLKTSMTMLIIEGDTLRVIHIGNTKAVLIRDNKIMALTEEQTVAHRYVQMGAITPEQEKTHPENMNLTQYLGKLPQDGPVVPDKKVRLKLKDNDQLSLMGIGVAKLMPAQMRNMILVKASSTENKARDLVTSAYNYGVKYGLTVIMINVESTFLLPGDAVINSNLATEAGVGKAKPQKKDEPYTELNEPYGDTEDMDETQRFNSSYDDEDEIEEKKNRKKDKGSKGKAKKDKPKPKGWDILVPIITFLVCALIAYGGMYVLFNAKHLINKVKPTESETIENESIIMYVVNDDTPVYESASLDSAVITTLESGDVVTYYETENEFAKVTTTTGVEGYILSVQLSDEDPTLGDELPEMQDPTPVPEDTTAAQTEADSYDEPAQTEAPVQEETTAAPEETTTEAETEYEPDDAGETTTTEAPVETTTEAPAETTAAETAAEAPAET; translated from the coding sequence ATGAGTAAGACAGTATCAACATGTATTTGTGAGACAAACCAGGTACAGAACCAGCCTCAGGAGAACGTATTCTTCCACACTCTGTACAGGACACAGGCAGATTTCCCGAATGAGTTCTTGAGGACCGCGCGTTCTACATCTCCGATACAGATCTGTGCTGTCTTTTCGACAATAGGCCCCGACAGCCTTGGTGCGATGCTAAATATCCAGCTCAATGATGAGCTCTCGAAGATCGTTGCTGGTGCGCAGAGTCAGCCAGTTCTCGATTTCGATGCTTTCTCCAATCAGGTTGTAAACATACTTAATATAAAAGTCTGTAATTACGTTGTCGCCATGGGTGGCACGCCTCTTAAGACTTCGATGACAATGCTGATCATTGAAGGTGATACTCTGAGAGTCATACATATCGGTAATACAAAGGCAGTTCTTATCAGAGATAATAAGATCATGGCTCTTACCGAAGAACAGACCGTTGCTCACAGATATGTTCAGATGGGTGCCATAACTCCCGAGCAGGAGAAGACTCATCCCGAGAATATGAACCTTACTCAGTATCTCGGCAAGCTTCCTCAGGATGGACCCGTTGTACCCGATAAGAAGGTAAGATTAAAGCTCAAGGATAATGACCAGTTGAGTCTTATGGGTATCGGTGTTGCCAAGCTCATGCCTGCTCAGATGAGAAATATGATCCTTGTAAAAGCTTCGAGTACGGAGAACAAGGCGAGAGACCTCGTTACATCCGCTTATAACTACGGTGTTAAGTATGGTCTTACGGTCATCATGATCAATGTCGAATCGACATTCCTTCTTCCCGGTGATGCCGTCATTAACAGTAATCTTGCTACCGAGGCAGGTGTCGGAAAGGCAAAGCCTCAAAAGAAGGATGAGCCTTATACCGAGCTCAATGAACCTTATGGTGATACTGAAGATATGGATGAGACACAGAGATTTAATTCTTCTTACGATGATGAAGATGAGATCGAAGAGAAGAAGAACCGTAAGAAAGATAAGGGTTCCAAGGGTAAGGCCAAGAAAGATAAGCCTAAGCCCAAGGGATGGGATATCCTCGTTCCTATCATTACATTCCTTGTCTGTGCACTTATTGCATACGGTGGAATGTACGTGCTCTTTAACGCTAAGCATCTTATCAATAAGGTAAAGCCTACAGAGTCTGAGACTATCGAGAATGAGTCAATCATCATGTATGTCGTAAATGATGATACTCCCGTTTATGAGTCTGCATCTCTCGACAGTGCCGTTATCACGACTCTCGAAAGCGGTGATGTTGTTACATATTATGAGACGGAGAATGAGTTCGCTAAGGTAACGACTACAACAGGTGTCGAAGGTTATATCCTTAGTGTTCAGCTCAGTGATGAGGATCCGACACTTGGTGATGAACTTCCTGAGATGCAGGATCCTACTCCTGTCCCTGAAGATACGACAGCAGCTCAGACAGAGGCTGATTCATATGATGAGCCTGCTCAGACTGAAGCACCGGTTCAGGAAGAGACAACAGCTGCCCCTGAGGAGACAACTACTGAAGCTGAGACTGAGTATGAGCCTGATGATGCAGGTGAGACTACTACGACTGAAGCGCCCGTTGAAACAACTACGGAAGCACCTGCTGAGACTACCGCGGCAGAGACCGCTGCCGAGGCTCCCGCAGAGAC
- a CDS encoding transcriptional attenuator, LytR family — MGKKKENKPKESKGAKIKRGIIRFIAGFLGIVVGCGAYLYNMLGGFGYVMTPIVTEEEYDTLDIVDGSFTGGDVTSSWADGGHTRVYVDPNHPIIKVDQIDPDVENILVFGVDSRGTDDYRCRSDAMIVVSTNKKENTVKLISLMRDTGVYIGDTDETASSTPDKLTHAYAYGGVGLMINTINRNFGLDIQRFVMLDFNSSADVIDLVGGVTIDVSADEVKYANNCIAEESSLLGIEPPFIGSGGTQTLSGVQAIGWSRIRYLDSDFVRTSRQRTVATALINSVSGMSRLDQLAMIEDSAGMFETNMQQLDLARVGVNGVAGSDDMSEYRVPADGMYTVQSDPWMMLVDWDQQLPELHAFIWGE, encoded by the coding sequence ATGGGAAAAAAGAAAGAAAATAAACCTAAGGAGTCCAAGGGAGCTAAGATAAAGCGCGGTATCATCCGCTTTATTGCAGGCTTTCTCGGTATAGTAGTCGGTTGCGGTGCTTATCTTTATAATATGCTTGGCGGTTTCGGCTATGTAATGACGCCGATCGTTACGGAAGAAGAGTATGACACGCTTGATATCGTTGACGGGTCCTTCACCGGAGGCGATGTTACCTCATCATGGGCTGATGGCGGTCATACAAGAGTCTATGTAGATCCTAACCATCCGATCATCAAGGTCGATCAGATCGATCCCGATGTAGAGAACATCCTCGTATTCGGTGTCGATTCCCGTGGTACGGATGACTACAGGTGCCGTTCCGACGCCATGATCGTCGTATCCACAAACAAGAAGGAGAATACCGTAAAGCTCATCTCTTTGATGAGAGATACAGGTGTTTATATCGGTGATACCGATGAGACTGCTTCATCTACGCCCGATAAGCTCACACACGCATATGCTTACGGCGGAGTAGGTCTTATGATCAATACGATCAACAGAAATTTCGGTCTTGATATCCAGAGATTCGTAATGCTCGATTTCAACAGCTCGGCTGACGTTATTGATCTTGTCGGCGGTGTTACTATCGATGTATCCGCAGATGAGGTTAAGTATGCCAATAACTGTATCGCAGAGGAGAGCAGCCTTCTTGGTATCGAGCCTCCTTTTATCGGATCCGGCGGAACACAGACCCTTTCAGGTGTTCAGGCTATCGGCTGGTCGCGTATCCGTTATCTTGATTCCGACTTTGTCAGAACATCCAGACAGAGAACAGTTGCTACGGCTCTCATCAATTCTGTTTCCGGTATGTCCAGACTTGATCAGCTTGCAATGATCGAGGATTCGGCGGGAATGTTCGAGACTAATATGCAGCAGCTTGACCTTGCAAGGGTCGGCGTTAACGGCGTAGCAGGTTCTGATGACATGAGCGAGTACCGTGTACCCGCCGACGGAATGTATACCGTACAGTCAGATCCTTGGATGATGCTCGTCGATTGGGATCAGCAGCTTCCCGAACTTCATGCCTTCATATGGGGAGAATAA